In Streptomyces puniciscabiei, a single genomic region encodes these proteins:
- a CDS encoding helix-turn-helix domain-containing protein yields the protein MANALQQLIRERLDRKGWSYGDVARRGGVPRSTVHHLATTDRVVRMPQATTLEGLAKGLELPLDTVRRAAAEACGIHVYGTPAGPDTDGTAAPATDPEVDLLIASVQQLSAEDRRHVAALVESLLGRSAPSAPSPPEK from the coding sequence GTGGCCAACGCACTGCAGCAGTTGATCCGTGAGCGTCTCGACCGAAAGGGCTGGTCCTACGGCGACGTGGCGCGGCGCGGAGGTGTGCCCCGCTCCACCGTCCACCACCTGGCCACCACCGACCGGGTCGTCCGCATGCCCCAGGCCACCACCCTGGAAGGCCTGGCCAAGGGCCTTGAGCTGCCGCTCGACACCGTGCGCCGGGCCGCCGCCGAGGCCTGCGGCATCCACGTCTACGGCACCCCGGCCGGACCGGACACCGACGGTACGGCCGCCCCGGCCACCGACCCCGAGGTGGACCTGCTCATCGCCAGCGTGCAACAGCTGTCGGCGGAGGACCGCCGGCATGTCGCCGCCCTGGTCGAGTCCCTGCTGGGGCGCTCCGCGCCGTCGGCGCCCTCGCCACCGGAGAAGTGA